The following are encoded together in the Macrobrachium nipponense isolate FS-2020 chromosome 14, ASM1510439v2, whole genome shotgun sequence genome:
- the LOC135226326 gene encoding ionotropic receptor 25a-like — protein MSIQNRKVLKCGDPGKPGQRVDVIANDDADISMGTCSMTAERLQAVAFTDFFIVFRSSICSAEPKPVLNPLLIFSVFNLGTWLAIVAFVFVVGFSLWVVGEVMSLVEDSAKYPLQVHLFTVFKALVYQGSEEQPESLSGRTVAAVGCFVIITLFGVYSGNLTAWLSIPRYEKPVNSLQDLVERKDLIPYVSLNDPNHQLFMVSV, from the exons ATGTCCATCCAGAACCGGAAGGTGCTGAAGTGCGGGGATCCAGGCAAGCCCGGACAACGGGTCGACGTCATCGCTAACGAT GATGCGGACATTTCGATGGGGACGTGTTCCATGACGGCGGAAAGGCTACAGGCCGTAGCCTTCACCGACTTCTTCATCGTCTTCAGGTCGAGTATTTGCTCCGCGGAGCCAAAGCCCGTGCTGAACCCGCTCCTCATTTTTAGCGTCTTCAATTTGGGC acctGGCTAGCAATCGTGGCGTTCGTCTTTGTGGTCGGGTTCTCACTGTGGGTCGTGGGCGAAGTGATGTCATTGGTCGAAGATTCAGCAAAGTACCCCCTTCAGGTCCACCTGTTTACCGTCTTCAAGGCGCTGGTTTATCAAG gCAGCGAAGAACAGCCTGAAAGCTTGAGTGGGCGAACGGTTGCAGCTGTTGGCTGTTTCGTCATCATTACCTTGTTTGGTGTTTACTCCGGAAATCTCACCGCTTGGCTTTCGATTCCAAG GTACGAGAAGCCGGTCAACTCCCTCCAGGATCTGGTGGAAAGAAAGGATCTGATCCCATATGTTTCTCTCAACGATCCAAATCATCAGCTGTTCATGGTTAGTGTTTGA